One window of the Amycolatopsis mediterranei genome contains the following:
- a CDS encoding Mrp/NBP35 family ATP-binding protein: MTSTQQLPSVDDVRSALKSVQDPEIRKPITDLGMVKDVVVGADGVVTVGIYLTVAGCPLKATLTNDTQAAVSKLPGVSDVRVELDVMSDEQRTELRKSLRGDAAEPVIPFAQPGSMTRVYCVASGKGGVGKSSVTVNLAAAMAARGLSVGVVDADIYGHSIPRMLGAREKPTKVDTMIMPPQSHGVKVISIGMFTPGNTPVIWRGPMLHRALQQFLADVFWGDLDILLLDLPPGTGDIAISVAQLIPNAEILVVTTPQQAAAEVAERAGAIALQTRQRVAGVIENMSWLEQADGSRLEIFGSGGGAAVASSLSKSIGSEVPLLGQVPMDPRVVAQGDAGTPIVLSEPEAPASVVLSDVAKKLSVRARGLAGMMLNVTPAGR, encoded by the coding sequence GTGACCAGCACCCAGCAGCTCCCCAGCGTCGACGACGTCCGCAGCGCGCTGAAGAGCGTGCAAGATCCCGAGATCCGGAAACCCATCACGGACCTGGGGATGGTCAAGGACGTGGTCGTCGGCGCGGACGGCGTCGTCACGGTCGGCATCTACCTCACGGTGGCGGGCTGTCCCCTGAAGGCGACGCTGACCAACGACACGCAGGCCGCCGTCTCGAAGCTCCCGGGCGTTTCCGACGTCCGCGTCGAGCTGGACGTGATGAGCGACGAGCAGCGCACCGAGCTGCGCAAATCCCTGCGCGGCGACGCGGCGGAGCCGGTGATCCCGTTCGCCCAGCCGGGCTCGATGACCCGGGTGTACTGCGTGGCGTCGGGCAAGGGCGGCGTGGGCAAGTCGTCGGTGACGGTGAACCTGGCGGCGGCGATGGCCGCGCGCGGTCTCTCGGTGGGTGTCGTGGACGCGGACATCTACGGCCACTCGATCCCCCGCATGCTGGGCGCGCGCGAGAAGCCGACGAAGGTCGACACGATGATCATGCCGCCGCAGTCCCACGGCGTGAAGGTGATCTCGATCGGCATGTTCACCCCGGGCAACACCCCGGTGATCTGGCGCGGCCCGATGCTGCACCGGGCGCTGCAGCAGTTCCTGGCGGACGTCTTCTGGGGCGACCTGGACATCCTGCTGCTGGACCTCCCCCCGGGCACGGGCGACATCGCGATTTCGGTGGCCCAGCTGATCCCGAACGCGGAGATCCTGGTGGTGACCACCCCCCAGCAGGCGGCGGCCGAGGTGGCCGAGCGAGCGGGCGCGATCGCGCTGCAGACGCGTCAGCGCGTGGCGGGCGTCATCGAGAACATGTCCTGGCTGGAGCAGGCCGACGGCTCCCGGCTCGAGATCTTCGGTTCGGGCGGCGGTGCGGCGGTGGCTTCGTCGTTGTCGAAGTCGATCGGGTCGGAGGTGCCGCTGCTCGGGCAGGTCCCGATGGACCCGAGGGTGGTCGCCCAGGGCGACGCGGGCACGCCGATCGTGCTGTCCGAGCCGGAGGCACCGGCCTCGGTGGTGCTGAGCGACGTGGCGAAGAAGCTTTCGGTCCGGGCGCGCGGGCTGGCCGGGATGATGCTGAACGTGACCCCGGCGGGCCGCTGA
- a CDS encoding DUF1003 domain-containing protein: MPELTSGRRLDQPRGQNRFRLNIDPDTFGRLSERLARFLGTGKYLFWQTLIVIVWVVLNITAVSLQWDPYPFILLNLAFSTQAAYAAPLILLAQNRQDDRDRVSLDEDRNRAAQTKADTEYLARELAALRLAVGEVATRDYLRSELDRLREDLSIQPRKSRTPTGS; this comes from the coding sequence GTGCCTGAGCTGACTTCGGGACGGCGGCTCGACCAGCCCCGCGGCCAGAACCGGTTCAGGCTGAACATCGACCCGGACACGTTCGGCCGGCTGTCCGAGCGGCTGGCGCGGTTCCTCGGCACCGGGAAGTACCTGTTCTGGCAGACGCTGATCGTCATCGTGTGGGTCGTGCTGAACATCACGGCGGTCTCGCTGCAGTGGGACCCGTACCCGTTCATCCTGCTCAACCTGGCGTTTTCGACGCAGGCGGCGTACGCGGCACCGTTGATCCTGCTCGCGCAGAACCGGCAGGACGACCGCGACCGCGTCTCCCTGGACGAGGACCGCAACCGCGCGGCCCAGACGAAGGCGGACACGGAGTACCTGGCCCGCGAGCTGGCCGCGCTGCGCCTGGCGGTCGGCGAGGTGGCGACGCGCGACTACCTCCGCAGCGAGCTGGACCGGCTCCGGGAGGACCTGTCCATCCAGCCCAGGAAGTCCCGCACTCCTACCGGCTCGTAA
- a CDS encoding magnesium transporter MgtE N-terminal domain-containing protein: protein MAGVNRVFAAQLSGLPVFGPDGESIGRVRDLVAGLRLDAQPPRILGLVVELSTRRRVFVPMLRVTSIEPSAVTLATGSVNMRQFNQRPNEVLVLGQLLDAHATLAGSDTRITVVDAGMEPTRTRDWVLAKLAIRERRVGLGRRRAPMQVLPWPEVAGLGLTDLTGQPQGAGQLLMLFDTMRPADIAATVRDLPLKRRHEVADAMDDERLADVIEELPDDDQKELLAYLAEERAADVLEAMNPDDAADLLAELAPADQSRLLELMEPEESAPVRRLLEYSSDTAGGLMTPEPVVLTPDTTIAEALAHIRNAELPPALASMVFVCRPPTATPTGRYVGVVHFQRLLREPPAELVASAVDTGLPPLKPGAPLAEVTRYFAAYNLTCGPVIDAEDHLIGAVTVDDVLDHLLPEDWRETGLHDTLEEDRA from the coding sequence ATGGCCGGGGTCAACAGGGTTTTCGCAGCTCAGCTGTCCGGGTTGCCGGTATTCGGCCCGGACGGCGAGTCGATCGGCCGCGTCCGCGACCTGGTCGCCGGGCTGCGCCTCGACGCGCAGCCGCCGCGGATCCTCGGCCTGGTCGTCGAGCTGAGCACCCGGCGGCGCGTCTTCGTCCCGATGCTGCGCGTCACCTCCATCGAGCCGTCCGCCGTGACGCTCGCCACCGGCTCGGTCAACATGCGCCAGTTCAACCAGCGGCCCAACGAGGTCCTGGTGCTCGGCCAGCTGCTCGACGCGCACGCCACCCTCGCCGGGTCGGACACGCGGATCACCGTCGTCGACGCCGGGATGGAACCGACCCGCACCCGCGACTGGGTCCTGGCCAAGCTCGCCATCCGGGAGCGGCGGGTGGGCCTGGGCCGCCGCCGCGCGCCCATGCAGGTGCTGCCGTGGCCGGAGGTGGCCGGGCTCGGCCTGACCGACCTCACCGGCCAGCCCCAGGGCGCCGGGCAGCTGCTCATGCTGTTCGACACGATGCGCCCGGCCGACATCGCCGCGACCGTGCGCGACCTGCCGCTCAAGCGGCGGCACGAGGTCGCCGACGCGATGGACGACGAGCGCCTCGCCGACGTCATCGAGGAACTGCCGGACGACGACCAGAAGGAACTGCTGGCCTACCTGGCCGAGGAGCGCGCGGCCGACGTCCTGGAGGCGATGAACCCCGACGACGCGGCCGACCTGCTGGCCGAGCTCGCGCCGGCCGACCAGAGCCGGCTGCTGGAGCTGATGGAGCCGGAGGAGTCCGCGCCGGTCCGGCGGTTGCTGGAGTACTCGTCGGACACCGCGGGCGGCCTGATGACCCCGGAGCCGGTGGTGCTGACGCCGGACACGACGATCGCCGAGGCGCTGGCCCACATCCGCAACGCCGAGCTGCCGCCGGCACTGGCCAGCATGGTGTTCGTCTGCCGGCCGCCGACCGCGACGCCGACCGGGCGCTACGTCGGCGTCGTCCACTTCCAGCGGCTGCTGCGGGAGCCGCCGGCGGAGCTGGTGGCCAGCGCCGTGGACACCGGGCTCCCGCCGCTGAAGCCGGGGGCCCCGCTGGCCGAGGTCACGCGGTACTTCGCGGCCTACAACCTGACCTGCGGGCCGGTCATCGACGCCGAGGACCACCTGATCGGCGCGGTGACCGTCGACGACGTCCTCGACCACCTGCTGCCCGAGGACTGGCGGGAAACCGGGCTGCACGACACCTTGGAGGAAGACCGTGCCTGA
- a CDS encoding aminoglycoside phosphotransferase family protein translates to MVSQLRIPPLFAARAPRVLGDGAVGWLAALPALAAEYARKWGLTFEGEAMHGYVGVVQPARRPDGTPVVLKLGWRDTESADEPLALSTWAGRGAVLLLDSAPDDGVLLLERLDAGRTLDDLPLRSAIPLIGGLAQRLAVPAPASMRRRLRSEAARLTEELPRRWAALGEPFDRRLVADAVAICRELGPSAGELLVNEDLHFQNVLAGTREPWLVIDPKPLAGDLEWGVIPLFWNRFPESTLDDRFALIVASHELDPAKARAWTLVRAVQNWIWMLEEYQESGEDSDDPAFITVTSGASPRAGGSATRTPERSPVAEIAPWAASR, encoded by the coding sequence GTGGTGAGCCAGCTCCGCATCCCGCCGCTGTTCGCCGCCCGCGCGCCCCGGGTGCTCGGCGACGGCGCCGTCGGGTGGCTGGCCGCCCTGCCGGCGCTCGCCGCGGAGTACGCCCGGAAGTGGGGCTTGACGTTCGAGGGCGAAGCGATGCACGGCTACGTCGGCGTGGTGCAGCCCGCGCGGCGGCCCGACGGCACGCCGGTGGTGCTGAAGCTGGGCTGGCGCGACACCGAATCCGCCGACGAGCCGCTCGCACTGTCCACATGGGCCGGCCGGGGTGCGGTGCTGCTGCTGGATTCCGCGCCGGACGACGGCGTCCTGCTGCTCGAACGGCTCGACGCCGGGCGCACCCTCGACGACCTCCCGCTGCGTTCGGCGATCCCGCTCATCGGTGGCCTGGCGCAGCGCTTGGCCGTTCCCGCACCGGCGTCGATGCGGCGGCGGCTGCGTTCCGAGGCGGCGCGGTTGACCGAAGAACTGCCGCGGCGGTGGGCGGCGCTCGGCGAGCCGTTCGACCGGCGGCTGGTCGCCGACGCCGTCGCGATCTGCCGCGAACTCGGGCCGTCGGCGGGTGAACTGCTGGTGAACGAGGACCTGCACTTCCAGAACGTCCTCGCCGGTACGCGGGAGCCGTGGCTGGTGATCGACCCGAAGCCACTGGCCGGAGATCTCGAGTGGGGCGTCATCCCGCTGTTCTGGAACCGCTTCCCCGAGTCCACACTGGACGATCGGTTCGCGCTGATCGTCGCATCGCACGAGCTGGACCCGGCGAAAGCGCGGGCCTGGACGCTCGTGCGGGCGGTGCAGAACTGGATCTGGATGCTCGAGGAGTACCAGGAGTCCGGCGAAGACAGCGACGACCCGGCGTTCATCACAGTGACATCCGGGGCTTCGCCCCGAGCCGGGGGCTCCGCCACCCGGACCCCCGAAAGAAGTCCGGTGGCGGAAATCGCTCCCTGGGCAGCCAGCCGATAG
- a CDS encoding slipin family protein has product MLVEILSAVVLAGGVWLASSVRVVKQYERGLVFRFGRVRSRVAEPGLKVLVPFADRLQKVNMQIVTMPIPAQDGITRDNVTVRVDAVVYFKVIDPVVAAVNVQDYRSAVGQVAQTSLRSIIGKSELDDLLSNRERLNEGLELMIDSPALDWGIHIDRVEIKDVALPEAMKRSMSRQAEAERERRARVISADGELQASYKLSQAAAQMADTPAALQLRLLETVVQVSSEKNSTLVLPFPVELLRFLDAQTPKSAAPAPKQPEAEPEAAEAKPEVNGHATPSPRSPGDAVLPAAD; this is encoded by the coding sequence ATGCTGGTGGAGATCCTCAGCGCCGTCGTCCTCGCGGGCGGAGTCTGGCTCGCGTCGAGCGTGCGCGTCGTGAAGCAGTACGAACGCGGTCTGGTCTTCCGGTTCGGCCGGGTGCGGTCGCGGGTCGCGGAACCGGGCCTCAAGGTGCTGGTGCCCTTCGCGGACCGGCTCCAGAAGGTCAACATGCAGATCGTGACCATGCCGATCCCCGCCCAGGACGGCATCACGCGCGACAACGTCACGGTCCGCGTCGACGCCGTCGTCTACTTCAAGGTCATCGACCCGGTCGTCGCGGCGGTTAACGTGCAGGACTACCGGTCGGCGGTCGGCCAGGTCGCGCAGACGTCGCTGCGCTCGATCATCGGCAAGAGCGAGCTCGACGACCTGCTCTCCAACCGCGAGCGCCTCAACGAGGGCCTGGAGCTGATGATCGACAGCCCGGCGCTGGACTGGGGCATCCACATCGACCGCGTCGAGATCAAGGACGTGGCGCTGCCGGAGGCGATGAAGCGCTCGATGTCGCGGCAGGCCGAGGCGGAGCGGGAACGGCGCGCGCGCGTCATCTCCGCCGACGGTGAGCTGCAGGCGTCGTACAAGCTCTCGCAGGCGGCCGCGCAGATGGCCGACACCCCGGCGGCGCTGCAGCTGCGGCTGCTCGAGACGGTGGTGCAGGTGTCGTCGGAGAAGAACTCGACGCTGGTGCTGCCGTTCCCGGTGGAGCTGCTGCGGTTCCTCGACGCGCAGACGCCGAAATCGGCCGCCCCGGCTCCGAAACAACCCGAGGCCGAGCCGGAAGCGGCCGAGGCGAAGCCGGAGGTGAACGGTCACGCGACGCCGTCGCCGCGCAGCCCCGGCGACGCGGTGCTGCCGGCGGCGGACTAG
- a CDS encoding DUF4190 domain-containing protein, translating to MTDPSGDKDHPVADPTVAYDPPAADPAPYEPESYDPPSSDATIAAAAPADTAAADTSTTEAPAVETSAAETPVAADTTVAAEQPGHLPPGGYETPAASDTTVAPEQPGQLPPGAYETPAAYIPGTPFAAPGEPQPAYQPAFQQPYQQPFPPGYGRPYAPPAPFGQPYPGQPHAQDNALAIGALVCSILGFCSGVTALAGLVMGHIALSKTNRGEAGGRGLATAAVIVGYVVIALWVGFFTTLIILGTNGYLSS from the coding sequence ATGACCGACCCGTCCGGGGACAAGGACCACCCGGTCGCCGACCCGACCGTGGCGTACGACCCGCCGGCGGCGGATCCGGCGCCGTACGAGCCGGAGAGCTACGACCCGCCTTCGTCCGACGCCACCATCGCCGCGGCGGCACCGGCGGACACCGCGGCCGCCGATACTTCGACCACCGAGGCCCCGGCTGTCGAGACCTCGGCCGCCGAGACTCCGGTGGCCGCGGACACGACCGTCGCCGCCGAGCAGCCCGGTCACCTGCCGCCCGGCGGGTACGAAACCCCGGCAGCCTCGGACACGACCGTCGCCCCGGAGCAGCCCGGCCAGCTGCCGCCCGGCGCGTACGAGACCCCGGCCGCTTACATCCCCGGCACGCCGTTCGCCGCCCCGGGCGAGCCGCAGCCGGCGTACCAGCCCGCGTTCCAGCAGCCCTATCAGCAGCCTTTCCCGCCGGGCTACGGGCGCCCGTACGCTCCGCCAGCGCCGTTCGGGCAGCCGTACCCGGGGCAGCCGCACGCGCAGGACAACGCGCTGGCGATCGGCGCCCTCGTGTGCTCGATCCTCGGCTTCTGCTCCGGCGTCACCGCGCTCGCCGGGCTCGTCATGGGCCACATCGCGCTGAGCAAGACCAACCGCGGCGAAGCGGGCGGCCGCGGGCTGGCCACGGCCGCCGTGATCGTCGGCTACGTCGTGATCGCGCTCTGGGTCGGCTTCTTCACCACCCTGATCATCCTCGGCACGAACGGCTACCTGAGCAGCTAG
- a CDS encoding DUF4190 domain-containing protein, which translates to MSYPHDPNNPYGQQPPPSGGYQQPGYGPQYPSGGYPQYPGYPGMPGPPREGSGLAVGALICSILGIFLCVLVTIAGIIMGHIAYGKAKRGEAEGQGVAMAAIIIGYVGIALGIGLTILFISIAAANGAFH; encoded by the coding sequence ATGAGTTACCCGCACGACCCGAACAACCCGTACGGCCAGCAGCCGCCGCCTTCGGGCGGCTACCAGCAGCCCGGTTACGGCCCGCAGTACCCGAGCGGTGGCTACCCGCAGTACCCGGGCTACCCCGGGATGCCGGGCCCGCCGCGCGAAGGTTCGGGCCTCGCGGTCGGTGCGCTCATCTGCTCGATCCTCGGCATTTTCCTGTGCGTGCTCGTGACCATCGCGGGCATCATCATGGGCCACATCGCCTACGGCAAGGCCAAACGCGGCGAGGCCGAGGGGCAGGGCGTCGCGATGGCGGCGATCATCATCGGGTACGTCGGGATCGCCCTCGGCATCGGCCTCACCATCCTGTTCATCTCGATCGCCGCCGCCAACGGCGCCTTCCACTGA
- a CDS encoding acyl-CoA dehydrogenase family protein, which yields MARLAQTAGLTDVQSEILATVRQFVDKEVIPHAQELEHADTYPADIVAGMKEMGLFGITIPEEYGGLGESLLTYALVVEEIARGWMSVSGVINTHFIVAHMISRHGTEAQKQHFLPRMATGEVRGSFSMSEPDLGSDVAAIKTKAKKTDDGYVIDGSKMWLTNGGSSNLIALLVKTDEGAEKPHQNLTTFLVEKPEGFGEVAPGLTIPGKIDKMGYKGVDTTEAVFDGYKIGADMVLGEAPGKGFAYMMDGVEVGRVNVAARACGIAIRAFELAVEYAQQRKTFGKAIAEHQAVAFKLAEMATKVEAAHLMMVNAARLKDSGARNDVEAGMAKLIASEYCAEVTQDSFRIHGGYGYSKEYEIERLMREAPFLLIGEGTSEIQKTIISRGLLREYKSRS from the coding sequence ATGGCCCGTCTCGCCCAGACCGCCGGCCTGACCGACGTGCAGTCGGAGATCCTCGCGACCGTCCGCCAGTTCGTGGACAAGGAGGTCATCCCGCACGCGCAGGAGCTCGAGCACGCCGACACCTACCCCGCCGACATCGTCGCGGGCATGAAGGAGATGGGCCTGTTCGGGATCACCATCCCGGAGGAGTACGGGGGGCTCGGCGAGTCGCTGCTGACCTACGCGCTGGTCGTCGAGGAGATCGCGCGGGGCTGGATGAGCGTGTCCGGCGTGATCAACACCCACTTCATCGTGGCGCACATGATCTCCCGCCACGGCACCGAGGCGCAGAAGCAGCACTTCCTCCCGCGGATGGCCACCGGCGAGGTCCGCGGCTCCTTCTCGATGTCGGAGCCCGACCTCGGCTCGGACGTCGCCGCGATCAAGACCAAGGCGAAGAAGACCGATGACGGCTACGTCATCGACGGCTCGAAGATGTGGCTGACCAACGGCGGCTCGTCCAACCTGATCGCGCTGCTGGTCAAGACCGACGAAGGCGCCGAGAAGCCGCACCAGAACCTGACGACGTTCCTGGTCGAGAAGCCGGAGGGCTTCGGCGAGGTGGCGCCCGGGCTCACCATTCCCGGCAAGATCGACAAGATGGGCTACAAGGGCGTCGACACGACCGAAGCGGTCTTCGACGGCTACAAGATCGGTGCGGACATGGTGCTCGGCGAGGCGCCGGGCAAGGGCTTCGCGTACATGATGGACGGTGTCGAGGTCGGCCGCGTCAACGTCGCGGCGCGCGCCTGCGGCATCGCGATCCGGGCGTTCGAGCTCGCGGTGGAGTACGCCCAGCAGCGCAAGACGTTCGGCAAGGCGATCGCCGAGCACCAGGCCGTCGCGTTCAAGCTGGCCGAAATGGCGACCAAGGTCGAGGCGGCGCACCTGATGATGGTGAACGCGGCCCGCCTCAAGGACTCCGGCGCGCGCAACGACGTCGAGGCCGGGATGGCGAAGCTGATCGCGTCGGAGTACTGCGCGGAGGTCACGCAGGACTCGTTCCGCATCCACGGCGGTTACGGGTACTCGAAGGAGTACGAGATCGAGCGGCTGATGCGCGAGGCGCCGTTCCTGCTGATCGGCGAAGGCACCAGCGAGATCCAGAAGACCATCATCAGCCGGGGGCTGCTGAGGGAGTACAAATCGCGGTCTTGA
- a CDS encoding general stress protein — MMVSSPFGGGRAPGGLPRLPTPPTGWPIGSYATYGEAQQAVDFLAESEFAVGDVTIVGVDLMLVERVIGRLTWGRVLATGAMSGAWFGVFAGLLLGLFVNQGFVLQVLTGLVLGVLSGLMFAAIGYSMSRGRRRDFSSASQLVAGRYDVLCQPRSAERGRELLARLALKPPSAHP, encoded by the coding sequence ATGATGGTGAGTAGTCCCTTTGGCGGGGGGCGGGCGCCCGGTGGCCTCCCGCGGCTGCCGACCCCGCCGACCGGCTGGCCGATCGGGTCGTACGCGACCTACGGCGAGGCGCAGCAGGCCGTCGACTTCCTCGCCGAGAGCGAGTTCGCGGTCGGTGACGTCACGATCGTCGGCGTCGACCTCATGCTGGTGGAGCGCGTGATCGGGCGGCTCACCTGGGGTCGTGTGCTCGCCACCGGCGCGATGTCCGGGGCGTGGTTCGGCGTGTTCGCGGGGCTGCTGCTCGGGTTGTTCGTCAACCAGGGGTTCGTGCTGCAGGTGCTCACCGGGCTGGTGCTCGGGGTGTTGTCCGGCCTGATGTTCGCCGCGATCGGGTACAGCATGTCGCGGGGCCGCCGCCGGGACTTCTCCTCGGCGAGCCAGCTCGTCGCCGGCCGGTACGACGTCCTGTGCCAGCCGCGCTCGGCCGAACGAGGCCGGGAACTGCTGGCCAGACTGGCCCTCAAACCGCCGTCGGCCCACCCCTAG
- a CDS encoding ABC transporter substrate-binding protein yields MGKRIGAGKRGRSPGRTAILLGAGALVTGVLAGCGTSSGLKINIYMSPEDNFQKVVDGCNVKAAGKYEIVYNKLPRGADDQRLQMARRLAAGDTAMDILGLDVTWVSEFAEAGWAEEWTGQNKAAASQGVLQGPLDTATHNGKLYAATKNTNVQLLWYDDRVTPKPPATWDEMMQKSQELKGQGKPYEIVFTGAQYEGLVVFYNTLVASMGGHILSDDGKSVVMDDGAVKALELLKKVSTSGLTDPSLSNMKEDDIRQAFQRGQAAFQLNWPYVYAAYAKDKKADLAHFKWAVYPAAQAGMPARTTIGGFDLAVSTYSQHKPEAFEAALCLRSPESQKISAINDGVPPSIESVYHNDVPLDPGKPASADNPNMASQYPMREAILAALKSAAVRPLTPAYQNASTVMSKILSPPSEIDPQATAAKLREQLGDALQSKGVIP; encoded by the coding sequence ATGGGGAAGAGGATCGGCGCGGGCAAACGAGGACGGTCGCCCGGCCGCACCGCCATCCTGCTGGGGGCAGGGGCATTGGTGACCGGCGTGCTGGCCGGGTGCGGGACGAGTTCCGGGCTGAAGATCAACATCTACATGTCGCCCGAGGACAACTTCCAGAAAGTGGTCGACGGCTGCAACGTGAAGGCCGCCGGCAAGTACGAAATCGTCTACAACAAGCTCCCGCGCGGAGCGGACGACCAGCGGCTGCAGATGGCGCGCCGGCTGGCGGCGGGTGACACCGCGATGGACATCCTGGGCCTCGACGTCACGTGGGTCTCGGAGTTCGCCGAAGCCGGCTGGGCCGAGGAATGGACCGGCCAGAACAAGGCCGCGGCGTCGCAGGGCGTGCTGCAGGGTCCGCTGGACACCGCGACCCACAACGGGAAGCTGTACGCGGCCACGAAGAACACCAACGTGCAGCTGCTCTGGTACGACGACCGGGTGACGCCGAAGCCGCCGGCGACCTGGGACGAGATGATGCAGAAGTCCCAGGAGCTCAAGGGACAGGGCAAGCCCTACGAAATCGTGTTCACCGGCGCGCAGTACGAAGGCCTGGTCGTCTTCTACAACACGCTGGTCGCGTCGATGGGCGGGCACATCCTGTCCGACGACGGCAAGTCCGTGGTGATGGACGACGGTGCCGTGAAGGCGTTGGAACTGCTCAAGAAGGTGTCGACCTCGGGGCTCACCGACCCGTCGCTGAGCAACATGAAGGAAGACGACATCCGGCAGGCGTTCCAGCGCGGCCAGGCCGCGTTCCAGCTCAACTGGCCGTACGTCTACGCCGCCTACGCCAAGGACAAGAAGGCGGACCTCGCGCACTTCAAGTGGGCGGTCTACCCGGCGGCTCAGGCCGGGATGCCGGCGCGGACCACGATCGGCGGGTTCGACCTGGCGGTGAGCACCTACTCGCAGCACAAGCCGGAGGCGTTCGAGGCGGCGCTGTGCCTGCGCAGCCCGGAAAGCCAGAAGATCTCCGCGATCAACGACGGCGTGCCGCCGAGCATCGAATCGGTGTACCACAACGACGTTCCGCTCGACCCGGGCAAGCCGGCGTCGGCCGACAACCCGAACATGGCGAGCCAGTACCCGATGCGCGAAGCGATCCTCGCCGCGCTCAAGTCCGCCGCGGTCCGCCCGCTGACCCCGGCGTACCAGAACGCCTCGACGGTCATGTCGAAGATCCTTTCGCCGCCGTCGGAGATCGACCCGCAGGCCACCGCGGCCAAGCTGCGGGAGCAGCTCGGTGACGCGCTCCAGTCGAAGGGAGTGATCCCGTGA
- a CDS encoding carbohydrate ABC transporter permease, protein MTVQDSTPAGTAGATVAGEATSGKKGKPALSEGKKAERRLGLWLCAPAFIVMIAVTGYPILYSVWLSLQRYDLRFPAQQQFVGFDNYAAVLSSSYWWTAFGTTMLLTVVSVAIEFVLGMALALIMHRTLVGRGLVRTVALIPYGIVTVVAAFSWYYAWTPKTGYLANFLAADAAPLTEQWPSLFIIIGAEVWKTTPFMALLLMAGLALVPDDLLKAAAMDGASAWQRFTKVMLPVMKPAILVALLFRTLDAFRIFDNIYVLTNGAQDTGSVSMQTYDNLVKGLNLGIGSTMAVLIFITVAIIAFIFIKVFGTAAPGSDNGGKR, encoded by the coding sequence GTGACCGTCCAGGACTCGACCCCGGCCGGCACCGCCGGGGCCACGGTCGCCGGGGAGGCGACCTCCGGCAAGAAGGGCAAACCCGCCCTCTCCGAAGGGAAGAAGGCCGAGCGGCGGCTCGGGTTGTGGCTGTGCGCGCCCGCGTTCATCGTGATGATCGCGGTCACCGGCTACCCGATCCTCTACTCGGTCTGGCTGTCGCTGCAGCGGTACGACCTGCGGTTCCCGGCGCAGCAGCAGTTCGTCGGCTTCGACAACTACGCCGCCGTGCTGTCCAGCTCGTACTGGTGGACGGCGTTCGGCACCACGATGCTCCTCACCGTCGTGTCGGTGGCGATCGAATTCGTGCTCGGCATGGCGCTGGCGCTGATCATGCACCGGACGCTCGTCGGCCGCGGCCTGGTCCGCACCGTCGCGCTGATCCCGTACGGCATCGTCACGGTCGTCGCGGCGTTCTCGTGGTACTACGCGTGGACGCCGAAGACCGGCTACCTGGCGAACTTCCTCGCCGCCGACGCGGCCCCGCTCACCGAGCAGTGGCCGTCGCTGTTCATCATCATCGGCGCCGAGGTGTGGAAGACCACGCCGTTCATGGCGCTGCTGCTGATGGCCGGCCTGGCGCTGGTGCCGGACGACCTGCTCAAGGCGGCGGCGATGGACGGCGCGAGCGCGTGGCAGCGGTTCACGAAGGTGATGCTGCCGGTGATGAAGCCGGCGATCCTGGTGGCGCTGCTGTTCCGCACGCTCGACGCGTTCCGCATCTTCGACAACATCTACGTGCTCACCAACGGCGCGCAGGACACCGGATCGGTGTCCATGCAGACCTACGACAACCTGGTGAAGGGGCTCAACCTCGGCATCGGTTCGACGATGGCGGTGCTGATCTTCATCACGGTGGCGATCATCGCGTTCATCTTCATCAAGGTGTTCGGCACGGCCGCACCCGGATCGGACAACGGGGGTAAGCGCTGA